A segment of the Aureliella helgolandensis genome:
CCTCTCAAACTACCGCGCCATGGTAGCCAGTGCGCGGCAACGGGCGATCGTCTTGGGCGAATCACCTGCCGTCCCACGCATCAGCGATCTTGGGCACCTCTACTCTTCGTCGCTTGGCAAACTGGAATTGGATATGATGGGGAGCCATCAAATGTCCGAGAAGCAGGTCATCGACGCCTTAATTGCCGGGGCGGTGAAAAGTGTTTTTGAACAATACGTCGAGCAATTTGGATTGGCAGAAATCGCAGAAATCTTTAAGAAGGGTGTCCGCATCGAAGTCGGCGACATGCTCCCCAGTTCGGCCTATGCGGAGCGATTGCAAATCGTGCCTCCCGCCTGGGAAAAGGCCTTCGAAGTCAACGCTAGTGAAAACGAAGCCGTGCGTGCTTCCTGCGTAGAATTCGTCCTTGCAGGACTGTATTCCCTGGACCATATCAGCCGCGCGCAAAAGCACGGAAAAGTTCACTTTGAGTTTTAGGAACAAGTTCCGTCGTGGTAGCTGAAGTTACCATGCGTTTGCAAGCGGCGGGTTGCCAGTAATCGAGGCTAGAGGACACGACGAATCGGTATTCGTTAACCAGCCTTATCGGCTAGAGAATTCGAACGGGAAATAGCATGTCGCGCAAGTCAGCTCTAGGAGGTGTCGTTCACACCTACCAAAAATATGATCCCGTCCAGTTTCCCAGTCCGTCGACTCCCCCTCCAGACTTGGTCTCGCCCGCCTTTGAACATGCGCTGATGTATGGCAACTATCGGCAATTGACCGAAGAGGAACTAGCGCGGGCGGTCAAACTCGATCCCAGCCAGATCTCTGGCCTGGGGCCTAGCATCGACTTTCTTACCGCTCTCTTGGAAGATCGCAAGCGAAAGATCCTGGAGAAATACGAGACGCACACGGTGGTCAAAAAGGCGCACAAAGCGGTTGAAAAGACCGCCCGCAGCGCCAATCCCCCCAAGCAATTACGAAAGCTGTTCCTCCAAGCGGTGCAGCAAGAGCAGATCTATCTCCTGGAGCGCGTCTACTACCAACTGGGCGACGACACCGATCCCTTTGCAGGGGAGCTGGTACGGACGATTGAAAGCCTGGGGGACAAGTACCAGATTGACGAACTCGATTCGAAATACGACTTTATCGGCTCCGAACGTTTAAGCATTCCCCGCGCCCTGGAGATCAAACAGGAGCTCGAGGCCATCGACAAGTTGCTGGAGCAGCTTGCCGAAGCAGCCAAGACAGCTCAGATCGGTGTGATCGACATGGAGCAACTCAGCGAATTCGCCTCGACCGAGGACATGTCCTCCCTCGAAGAACTGCGAAACCAAGTTGAGAACATGGTTCGTGAATTGGCCGAGCGCCAGGGGCTCGACCGGGACTCGGCCAGCGGCGCCTTTCGGCTAACGCCTCAAGCTTACAAGATTTTTCAGGGCCGGCTGCTGGAACGGATTTTCTCCAGTCTGCAACCAGGCCGATCGGGGCGTCATACCGGACGCATCGTTGGCGAAGGAAGCGTAGAACTTCCGCAAACCAAACAGTACGAGTTCGGTGATAGCCTAGCCAACATGGACACCACTCAGACGGTCATCAATGCGTTACTGCGTGATCCCACGGCTTCTCCCGTACGGATCAAGACCAACGACATCGAAGTTCATCGCACTCGCAATTCGCCCAAGTGCGCCACGGTGGTCATCATGGACATGAGTGGCTCGATGCGCCACGATGGCCAGTACATGAACGTCAAACGCATGGCTCTAGCCCTCCAAGGCTTGATATCGAGCGAGTACCCGGGGGACTTCCTCAGATTCATTGAAATGTACACCTTTGCCAAAATGCGAACGGCAGGTGAAATCGTCGAATTGATGCCCAAGCCGGTAACGATTCACGATCCCTGGGTGCGTCTGCGAGCCGACATGAGTCGAGATGACATTTCCGAACAGCAAATCCATCCGCACTTTACCAACATTCAGCATGCCCTGCGGCTGGCGCGCCAGAATCTCGCTACGGTAGACACTCCCAATAAACAGATCATTCTGATTACCGATGGGCTGCCGACGGCACACTTTGAAGATTCAACGCTGTACATGCTCTACCCACCAGATATTTCGACGGAGCAGGCGACTCTTCGCGAGGGGACGCTTTGCCAACGCGATGGCATCGTGATCAACATGTTTTTAGTCCCAAGCTGGTCGCAATCCGAAGAGGATATACGCTTTGCCTACCGCTTAGCTGAGAATACGCGTGGCCGGGTCTTCTTTACGGCGGGAAACGACCTCGACCGCTTCGTCGTCTGGGATTACATTGACCGCAAACGCGAAATTCTCGGATAGCCCCATGCCAGACCATGACCTCCCCTCCCCTACTCTGCCTCGATTGAAACCTCGTGCTAAGGACAGCCACAAGGGCTCTTTCGGCAACGCACTGCTGATTGGTGGCAGCCGTGGCATGGCGGGCTCGATCGCCCTCTCCGGCCTAGCCGCAGCTCGGACCGGAGCCGGTTTGGTACGGTTGGCAGTCCCCGACCGCTGCTTGGAAACGGTTGCCAGCTTCTCCCCCTGCACTATGACGATTCCCTTGACCAATTCGTCCGCCGGACAGATCACCGCCTCAATCGAGGAACTCACCGCGCACCTTGAGGCGGCCAATTGCATTGGGATTGGCCCCGGCATGGGAGGGTCGCCCGAGCTACAGCAACTCGTGCAAGACGTTTTGAGAACCGCACAGTGCCCGGTGGTGGTCGATGCAGACGCTCTTAACAATTTGGGAGCGATATCGAATTGGCGCGAGCTGCTCTCCGAGAAGGTTGTTTTAACTCCACACCCTGGCGAATGGTCACGACTCTCCGGCATGGCTGCCTCTGATCGAGAGGCCCAAGTCGCGGCTGCCATCGAACATGCCAAACAGTCAGGTGCAACCATCGTTCTCAAGGGATATCGCACTCTAGTCACCGACGGAGTGGAAGCCGCCTTCAATTCGACCGGAACCCCCGCCATGGCAACCGGTGGGAGTGGTGATGTGCTGACCGGAATCATTACGGCGTTGATCTGCCAAGGCTTGTCACCCCTTGAGGCGGCTCACTTGGGAGTTACCGTGCACGGGCTGTCGGGCGAACTGGCGGAACGGGCCTTGAGCACTCGCGTGGTACTGCCACCGGAATTAATCCAGTACCTCCCCCTAGCCTTGGGAGCCCACGCCGAACAGCGGAGCTCGCGAGGCATTGGATTTTAGGCCACTAGCGAGCTGAGCTAGAACGGCGCGAGCCAACGGTATCCGAGAACGCCGCGAGCGGTCTACCCGACGCATAGCGGGTTGTTGAAATATTAACCCACCGCGCGACGGGCTGTTGAAATATTAACCCGCCGCGTCAGCAAGGACAGGTGGTCGCCACTACAGGGCGATTAGGGACGCTACCTTCACGCTAAAACTCAAGACGCTATTAAATCAACAGCCCGGCGAGCAAGGAAAGACAATCTCCGCTACCTGGCAACTAGGCATGCCATCTCCGCATTAAAACTCAAATTGCCATTAAATCAACAGCCCGATAAGCAGTCGCGTCAGCAGGGCAAAACAGCCCACCACCCTTGCCGAATTGCTCGAAATCGGCGACAGTTGAACGATTCTCGTTGCAACGCCAAACCGACCTACCTATGCCTCCCACTCTCATCGAACTCCACGAAATTCCGCCAGAGTTGCTGGGCTGCGCTGTTGCTATTGGCAACTTCGACGGGGTGCATCGTGGACACACCGTATTGATCCGGCAGCTGATCGAGCTCGCCCGACGGCATTCGGGGCCAGCGATCGTGGTTACGTTTGACCCGCCACCCTCCGCCATACTCTTACCGGATCGTCCCGCATCTCCCCCGCTCACCCCGCTTTCTCGACGAGCGGAATTGTTGCAGGAACTAGGGGTCGCGGCTGTCGTCCCACTGAAAACAACTCCCCAATTGCTGAGTCTGTCGGCGGAAGAGTTTTTCGAGCAAACGATCCGGAGCAAGCTCAAGGCGAGTGCCATGGCAGAGGGCCCGAACTTTCGGTTTGGGCACAACCGCAAAGGGGACACCAACCTGCTGCAGGAGCTGTGCCAAGCGTCGCAAATCGAACTCTGTATCGTCGCGGCGACCTCCGATTCCGGAGGGATGGTGTCCAGCACGCGAATTCGAGAATTGATCGCTGCAGGAGAACTCTCCGCCGCCAACCAAATGCTGACTCAACCGTATCAGCTGCAAGGAGTGGTCCAACCGGGAGCGCAACGTGGCCGAGAACTAGGCTTTCCCACTGCGAACTTGGCTGAAATTAAATCACTCTTGCCCGGGCATGGTGTTTACGCGGGTCGAGTGCAATTGCATTCCAAGGAATTTCGAGCGGCTATCAACATTGGCCCCAATCCCACCTTTGCCGAGGACCGGGTCAAAGTAGAAGTCCACCTCATTGGCTTCTCGGGCGAGCTCTACGGCCAAGAGCTTCGCTGCCAAGTGCTGACCAAAGTCCGTGACGTGCAGCGATTCGACTCGTTCGACGCGTTAAAGCAACAAATCGCCATCGACGTAACCCGCTGCGAATCGTTTGAGCACTCGACTACGTCCCAATAGGCTCGGCATTATCCGCAGCTTTTCCGGCAAACTCGGGCACGCGAGCAATTGCTATGGTTGCGAAACGCGAGGATTTGAAGCAACATAGCAGGCTCGCATGGCACTCCTCAGCCGCGTCTCTAGCACCCTACCAAATTGGCCAGTTCATGACTGTAAATTGGGATCAACTCGCACAACGCATTCAATCGTGCCAAAGCTTTATCCTGTGCAGCCACATCCGCCCCGATTGCGATGCGTTGGGAAGTGAAATCGGCATGGCTGGTATTCTGGATCAGCTTGGCAAGCAGGTCCGTATCGTCAATGGACACCCCACTCCGCCCAACCTGAACTTTCTAGACCCCAATCGTCGTATCGAAGTGCTGGGCGAAACGACGACAGCGGCAGATGTTAAGGCAGACTGCTTCATCGTGCTCGACACCAGTGCTTGGGCTCAGTTGGGCCCCATGGGAGACGTCCTCAAGTCGTTTGAGGGTCAGAAGCTCTGCATCGACCACCATGTGGGTGAAGAGGATCTGGGCACCGAGTTCTTCAAGAATACAACCGCCGAAGCGACGGGACATCTCGTGGCCAAGCTGGCGAAACATATGCATGTTGCGATCAACAAACCGATGGCAACGGCGCTCTACGCCGCCATCGCGACCGACACCGGCTGGTTCCGTTTCGGATCGACGACTCCCGCTACCTACCGCGTGATCGCTGATCTATTGGAATGCGGAGCCGTTCCCGCAGAGATTTACGGTGAGCTGTACGAGCGAGACACCTTAGGCCGAGTCCGATTGCGAGGCAGAATCTTGTCACGCACCGCCGCGGAGAGAGACGGCAAGCTAGTCTATACGCACGTCCTCAAAGAAGATTTTACCGAGACGGGAGCTGTTGCTAGTGATACCGAAGATGCCATCAATCTAACTCTAGCAATCGCAGGCACGCTCGTTGCCGTTATCTTCGTGGAACAGGCAACTGGCGGCTTCAAGCTCAGCTTCCGCAGTCGATGTGGGGTCGACTGCAGTGCTTTGGCTCGCTCCTTCGGTGGCGGTGGTCACAAAGCAGCGGCCGGAGCGTTCATCGAAGGCAAGCTCGAAGAGGTCCAGGCCCTGGTACTTCCCGTGGTCCGCACCGCGATGAAAGAATGTGGTACCTAACACAGTACCGGTAGCTCGCTCTTCGACAGACTTCAGGCGTCGGCTTGCAGACTCACGCGAGCTGCCCAGTCTGCCACCATCGAAGCACCACCTACAGATGCTAGGCGCTGCGGTTGAAGGAGCGCCCGGGAAAAGGTGTCCGGCCCCCAAAGTGCGAAGCACTCGAGGGACGGTTCCGACGGTTGGCGTCGAACGGCTTTTCCAATCGGGTAGCTTTTCCCAATGCAGAAATGGGAGATTCACGGCCCGGGGGGGGGCCATGCTACTGGGCCTAGTCCACGGGAGCAGGCGGCGGCTCGTCGGCAACCGGCTGCGTCGAATCACCTACCGGCTCCTCCGGCGATGCTGGCTCTGGCTCTTCAGATACTGGCTCATTGGTCGCGGGTTCTTCAGTCGCTGGTTCTTCAGTCACGGGTTCTTCTTCGGTCACGGGCTCTTCAGTCACGGGTTCTTCTTCGGTCACGGGCTCTTCAGCTGGCGGCTCTTCAGCGACCGGCGTTTCAGTCGCCGGCTCGGATTCCGCTAATGGTGGCGTTTCCGGTTCGGCCGCTTCCTGCTCAAGAACCTCTTCTTCCGCGATAACTTCCTCAACAACCTCAGCCTCCACAGCGCCCACACCAGCGTCATCCGGATGCGCATCGACCGAACTGTCCACGAAGAGTCGCGTGAACTCTTTCTCGTAATGGTCTTCACCATAGATCAGCTCTCCACCCTGGTAGCCCGTCAAGCTAACGAGGCCCGCAGCCAATACCGATCCCACCAACCAGGTAAAACGCATTCCTGAACTCCCCTTGCGCCGCACGGTACTTGCAACGGGGAGCAGGGCTAGGGACAAGACAGCCATGGCAATCCCAGCCCAGCGGTGGCGATCGATAGCACTATTCTGCAGGTCGAATGAAAATCCGGCACCGTAGCCTTCGTGCTCGGCGTAGGACCACCCCATGACGCAAGCTCCGACCGCCCCCAGCGCTCCGATCCACAGGCAGTGAAACGCAACCGGTTCACAGGACGCTCGACTGAAGAATGACAGGAAAACAAACAGGGTGGAAACCATCAACAATGCGATGGGAAAATGGACGCTCGCTGGGTGAAATAGACCTTGGAATTTCCACACTTTGCCGAGCGTGGAAGCGGGAATCGTTTCGGCCTGCACCTCCGCTTCAGTCCTAGGCGTGGGAGCGACGTCGACCCACAGCGCGCCCTCTTCGATCCACAATTTAATAGTGGCTAGCTCAGCCCCGGTTAAATCGTGTACCCGGTCATTGCCTGGCGGAGGCATGCGCATATCGGGATCGTCGGTCACCAGGTAATCTGCCCAAAGCGAACTACTCTCCAAGTCGCCTGGCTCCACGTACCCCATCACGGAATCCAATTCGTCCATCCGAAAATCGTTTTTCGCATCCTCCGGCCCATGGCAGACAATACACTTCGCATCAAAAATTGGACGCACATCGCGTACGAAATCCACCAGTCCCCCTTCAACCGTCAACTCCTCCTCCTGAGCATTCGCCGAAAGTGGCAGGAGAAGCATGGAGGCTAACACCCAAGCCAGCGATGGAGTGGGATACTTGAACCGGGGACCAGTGGGGCCATACGTAGACATACTTATCTTACCTATACGTGTATTTTTTTGAGTGGTGATCACCGGGTGGGACCGCGAACCAACACCACCGCGGACCGAGCCAGTCTGGCGGTACGCGTCGGATTGGCTGGGCGGGTGGCTAGCAGGCTCCGCTCACGACAAAGTGCGCCAGCAGAAACATAGCCATGCACGCGTGCTGTAGTTCGAGGGAAGGCGATCGGGCGGGTTGGGTGTCCATCGACACCAATCGTAATTATAGTGCTTTCGTCGTCGAGCGTTCAGGCTTGGAAACACTTTCACTGAGCTCCAAGACTCCACCACTCTCACTAGGGATCACTTCGTCCCCACGCAGTCGGGCGGCACGAGCGAGAAACAGCTCTGCACGAGGCTTGTCGCCAGCCAAGTCCAACCAGCGGCCCACTGCTTCCATCGACAATGCATCATCCGGGTCTGCCAAAGCTCGGGACGATAGCAATTCGGTCCAGCTCTCAATTTGCTGGTCAGTAAGACCGAGACCGAGTAAGCCATCCGCGGGCAAATCCTCTTGGCGGATCACCACACCGGAGAGGGCAGCGGAACCCGCGACCACCGCCGCTTGGAATGCATCACCGCTGGCCACTTGTGCCACAAACCGCCGACCAAACAAGACCGGCTCGGCTCCGTAGCGGGCGGATATCTCGGCATACGCTCGGGCTGCTTCCCGGTACCCACCCGCCCGAAAGATTGCATCCGCAGCAGCCAGCACTTCAGCGGGCACTGGAGAATCCTTTTCGACCGCCACGTACCGGTAACTCAGCTCGGACGAATCCGCCAAGCTGGCCGCTCTCACGCGAGCGCTCGATGCACCACTCCTCCCGTCGTTCACAGCCAGACGACCGCTAGTTAACACAACTTCGCTCACCAGAGAGTCGTCTTCAACTGAATCTGGCGCTGACTTCAAGCTACCGAGGGGCAATTCCCAACTCTCTTCGTACTCCGGGGCATAGGCATCGTAACCAGATCCCCAGTCCGATTCGTAAGTCCCCCCGACCCCGTAAGGTGCGGGAGCGCTGCCGAAGCACGGTGCGACACAAACCGGCCCACAATACTCAACGCGTGGGAGACAGCACAGCGGCCTCAAACTGGATGGCCCCAGGCTATACATGGCCCGGGAGTAGGAAAAACGCGAGGTGCAACAGTGCGCGCCACAATGCGCGAGCAGATTGCGGACCGGAGTTCGAAAATAGGGAGTCGCGCAGCCAGCTCGAGCATAGGCATGGTGGTGCAACAAACGGTGTACCGGACGATAGGCGGCTGAATAGCCAGTCGAATAGAAACTGGGAGAGCTGCCTGAGCCATAGGCCCAGGCACCGAACGGCGGGTAACCATCACCGGCGGATGCGGAATGACCGGCCAGCATACTCCCAGTCAGAGCGAGGATGAGAGCAACGGGTTTGAAGGAGACCATATCAGAAATCCTGGCAAGGCTAAATAGCGTGATTGACCACCAATTATCCCCCACAAAGCACTGAGCAGCAAGAAAAACCAGCAGAATACGCCTCGACTACCCAGCAACTGCAACTCGCAACCCGCACTCTCCGCAGAGTTTCATCCCCACAGCCCCCTCCCGTAGCCTGGCCCCCCGGGCCGTGCCCTCAATACTCCCCGCACGCCCCGTACCCAATGAACCGCAACTCGCAGCCGCCCCCGAGTAGAAGTACCGAGTAGAAGTACCGAGTAGAAGTACCGAGTAGAAGTACCGAGTAGAAGTACCGAGCACGAGCACGAGCACGAGCACGAGCACGAGTAGGAGTAGGAGTAGGAGTAGGAGATAGGAGTCCCCCCTGATTCTCTAGTTTTTGCCACATGGAATTGTGCCGTCACGACAAGATCGCCTCTCCCAGCCTGAGCGTGCCTCCTGGTAGGCGACTGGCGGACCAAAGAAGAATTCCAGAAACCAATTCACGACACTTGACCTCACTAGCCGACCAGCGTACTATCTACCTATCACACTAACCCGTTCGATCCATTTCGAGGGCGAACTATGTTTTTCTCGATCGACCCCAACAATGGCGTAGCAATCTACGAACAGATTGTCCGCCAAGTGAAGTTTGCGATTGCCGACAAGACCGTCCGGCCTGGGCAATTACTCCCCAGCGTCCGTCTGCTGAGTCAGCAACTGGCAATCAACCCCAACACGATCAACCGTGCTCTTCAACAATTGCAGACCGAGGGCATTCTGGAAGCACTGCGTGGTCGAGGGCTGGCCGTGTGCGAAGGTGCAACGGCCAATTGCGTCGCGGCACGACGAACTCTTGTCAGCCAGCGATTTAAGGAGGTTGTTTCCGAGGCATTGCATGCGGGGCTGGCTGCGGACGACATCCGCGGAATTGTTTCCCAGCAACTCGATAGCCTGTCGGGGCAGATTGAAACCGTTTCTTCCACCGTAGCGTCGACTGCTCAAACTCCCCAGACGCCGTCCGCATAGCTACTGCAATCCGTCTCTGGCGCGGTAGCCCAGCCAGAGTCATCGCTCTTACACTTCACTACCAATACTCATCCAAAGGTCACTAGCATGTCTTCAGTGATTTCGGCCAAAGGACTGGAAGTCAAATTCTCCGGTTGCGACGCCTTACGGGGGATCGACCTCGACGTCCCCGCCGGTACCGTGTTTGCACTGCTCGGAGAAAATGGAGCTGGCAAAACCACCCTGATCCGTGTTCTGACAGGTTTCCAAAAGCCAACAGCTGGCAGTTGCTCCGTCCTCGGCATGGCGCCGGAACGCGACTCCTTGGAGATTCGGCGCCGCGTGGGCTATGTCTCCGATGCACCGGCGCTCTACGAATGGATGCGGGTCGGCGAAATCGGCTGGTTTGCCGCATCGTTCTATGCCGGCGACTACCTTGAACGCTATCGAGAATCAATCGACCGTTTCGAACTTCCCGAAGATCGCAAGATCAAACACCTAAGCAAGGGGCAGCGAGCCAAAGTCGCGTTGGGCCTAGCCATTGCCCACAACCCCGATCTTCTGATCCTGGACGAACCCACCTCAGGACTCGACCCACTCGTCCGTCGAGAGTTCCTCGAAAGCATGCTGGATCGCGTGGCTACAGGACGCACTGTACTGTTATCCAGTCACCACATCTCCGAAGTGGAACGGGTGGCAGACGAGGTTGCCATTCTGCACCAAGGCCTATTCCGCATCAACGACTCCCTCAGCGAGCTGCGTGAATCGGTCAGCGAAGTCACCATCAGCCTGGAGGATCCACTCACCATCCTGCCGCGTTTGGAAGCACCTGCGGAAGTGCTCCAAGAACAATCCGAAGGGCGGCAGCGCAGATTGGTCGTTCGCAATTTCCAACCCGCCATGCAGCAACAGTTCGAGGCGCGTCCGGGTGTCACCAGCGTGCATGTCCGCAATGCTACGTTGGACGAACTGTTCGTCGCTTGCATTCGCGGGGAAAGCACGCCTGCCCCGTCAGACGATCCGCACTCCGAACAGACCAAGGTCGCCTAACGCACAGGATAAAACCATGAACCACAGAATTGCTATCGGTCGTTTGTGGTGGAAAGAGTTGCGTCAACTCTTACCACTCGTCACCATGCTGATCGGCGTGGCGCTCTTCCTGCACGGAATCTTTCTGCTACCCCACAATGACGCGCAGCAAAGTGGGCAGCTGGGAATTCTCCTGGGATTGCCGGGCTTGTTCGCTGTCGGCGCGGGGGCGCTGTTGATCGGGCAAGAGAAGGAATTGCGCACCCTCAATTGGCTCTCCTCGCTGCCGGTTCCTCATCGCGATATCATCCGCACCAAGCTTGGCGTCAGCTTGCTTGCACTCGCAGCCATGTGGTGCATCAGCTTCCTACTCTATGTGCTGGTAAACTCGGGTGATTTAAATGGATTGCGTCAAGGACTCTTGCAACAATCAGTGTCGGGCGCTCTCGCATTGGACACTCCGTATATCTTCTGGCCACTGCACACGCTGTTCCTTCTACTGGCGGGCGTTGCATTGGCTTGGCGATTCCAGTCTCCCTTCATCGCACTGCTGGCCCTGCTTCCAATGGCGATCCTACCGTTGGTCGTTGCTCGCGTACTGACCATGATCTTCACTCAGGACGTCACCCCATCGAATGACCTGCTGCAGACACGCTTGCTTGCCATCAGCCAGATCGTCGGTTGTGGTGCCTTGCTGTGGTGGGGACGCAAGAACGCGCTGCGTGCGTTGGGACCTCAAGTTTCCAAGGTGCGTGCCGTTCGCGGTCAAACGGGTGCACTTCGCAGTGCAATCCTGGGTACCCCTCAAGCTCCATTTCCGGCCTTGCTGTGGCAAGCCTTTCATCAAAACAAGACGGTGTTACTAGGTTGCCTGGGAATGCTCCTCGCGGCCGCCATGCTGGGCAGCCTGGTGGCGACCGAGGTCCTGTCGCCGGGTTGGGTTGTTCTTGGTGTTCTGCTTGGATTCCTGGCAGTCAGTTGGCTAGGAGTTTCGGCGTTGCAAAGCGACCGACTCCATCAACGCATTCGCTTTCTAGCGGACCGTGGCGTTTCCCCCACAGCTGCGTGGCTTAGTCGCCAGTTGATCCCTGCCTCCGTCGCCCTATCCTGCAGCATCGTCGGTGCACTGGCGTTCAGCCTAGTCTTCCAGCCAGCGTCACAGAGTTCCATGATCTGGCTGGCGACTGGCGCCTTATTCCTGATCACTCTACTGGTTTACATTACCTCCCAGTGGGTCGGTCAGATCTTTTCGAGCCCTATTGTTTCGGCAATTGCTGGCCCGGCAATCAGCGTGGGAACTGCCGCATACGCAAGTTTTGCTATCGGGAATTTGGGTGCTCCTCTGTGGCTGGTTTTCCTCAGCAGTCTATTTCCGCTACTGGCAACTGCGCTTCTTATGCAACGCTGGATGGACGGACAGTTCGACCGAGTCTACTGGGGTGGTCATGCCCTGACCTTGATCGCCTACTTGCTGCTCCCCTCCATTCCTCTGTTGGTAACACTAGCGACCTACCCAACCATGAGCAGCCAAGCTCAACAGGAGCTCGATGCTGCCGCGAATGAGTGGGCCAATTTTCGCACGGCGGCACCCACCCAAGAACTGGTCCTGATCACCGATGGAGAAAAGCGAGAAAGAGAACTCGGCGCGGAGGATCACGCGGACAACACGCCTCCAGCCTCGTTTGCCGAGCAGGCTCGGCGAACCGCGAATGACCTGCGGAACCAGTTATCCAGTTCGACCAGCCCCGTACGCTCTACCTTCCGTGTTCAAGACTTCCTCAGCAGCCAGTGGCAGCTCACTCGAGCTCGACTAGCTGATGATTCCTCAAACACTTCTCAAGCAGACCTACAGGCTCATTATTTGCAGGTCCTGGATTTGGCGGTTCAGATTGTGGGACGATTGAGAGTGAGCCCACGCATCCTTGAGCAAGACATGGCAGACCAACTTGAGATCGCCATGCTCGACGAATTGAACGGTGCGCAATCCCTGGACTGGATTGCCGGAAGCCCGGTCTACGACGACGCGGTACGCCTTCTGGCCGATGGTGCAACCCGCAATACAGCCCGCCGGCGCGCCGTCGCTCTCAGCTGGAAACGGTTTATGACTCCGCTCGAGGAGAATCAAATCCGCAACGAGATTGGCGGACACTCCATCTCCCACCCCGTTTCCTCGAACTTCGTCACTTTAACCAAGCATCGACGCAATACAGGGCGCTGGGTCGCGGTCCTGTGGCAATACGCAAGCAACACCACTGGAAATACGCAAGAGCTTCGCAAGCAACTTGCGAACCTCCAACAATTCCCTCCCGAAATCTATGGCGTGGGACCGCAAGGCAAGTACCACCGCGCAGATGGTCTAGAGTTTTACCTGCAAGAACACCGAGTCGTACCAGGAAGCCAGTGGCATGCCAACTGGGAGCGTCAAGCCGCAGAGTTGTCTCAGTAGGCTCCTGCTTTCGGAAAGACATGCCATCTCCAGGCCGAAGAGCCCGACTCTCCCAAGGGAGAGCGCGGTCGCCCACTACAAAGCTTCCCCAACCGTATCACCATTGAAGGAATTGAACATGAGTTCCATGCGATTGCGTCTGCAAGACATTCGACTTTGGCTGGCAATTCCACTCGTCATGATCCTCGTCGCCGCCTGCTGGTTTGCATGGCGTGAATGGAATGCGGCACAGCAATTTGACCGCGCGCTAGCGCAACTTCGCAGCGAACACCGTGTGGTCGATAATGCTTCGGCAGAAGCAGACTTGCGTGCACGAACTCATACCGAGGGAACAGCCGCCTGGAATCGAATCTCGTACCGCTGCAGCAACTCCTGGACCGGCAGCCTGACCGATCGCTTGCCGCACCTCGGTAACGCCCCACAACTATACCCACTCAATGCGGAGTCGGACTGGGATGAAGCCAGTCAAGCCGGGGAATATCTCACTTGGATGGCCCCTCTGATCGACGAAATTGACGCCGCCTCCTCCTATCCCACCCCCGTCTGGCAGCCGATCCTATTCGAC
Coding sequences within it:
- a CDS encoding vWA domain-containing protein, producing the protein MSRKSALGGVVHTYQKYDPVQFPSPSTPPPDLVSPAFEHALMYGNYRQLTEEELARAVKLDPSQISGLGPSIDFLTALLEDRKRKILEKYETHTVVKKAHKAVEKTARSANPPKQLRKLFLQAVQQEQIYLLERVYYQLGDDTDPFAGELVRTIESLGDKYQIDELDSKYDFIGSERLSIPRALEIKQELEAIDKLLEQLAEAAKTAQIGVIDMEQLSEFASTEDMSSLEELRNQVENMVRELAERQGLDRDSASGAFRLTPQAYKIFQGRLLERIFSSLQPGRSGRHTGRIVGEGSVELPQTKQYEFGDSLANMDTTQTVINALLRDPTASPVRIKTNDIEVHRTRNSPKCATVVIMDMSGSMRHDGQYMNVKRMALALQGLISSEYPGDFLRFIEMYTFAKMRTAGEIVELMPKPVTIHDPWVRLRADMSRDDISEQQIHPHFTNIQHALRLARQNLATVDTPNKQIILITDGLPTAHFEDSTLYMLYPPDISTEQATLREGTLCQRDGIVINMFLVPSWSQSEEDIRFAYRLAENTRGRVFFTAGNDLDRFVVWDYIDRKREILG
- a CDS encoding NAD(P)H-hydrate dehydratase is translated as MPDHDLPSPTLPRLKPRAKDSHKGSFGNALLIGGSRGMAGSIALSGLAAARTGAGLVRLAVPDRCLETVASFSPCTMTIPLTNSSAGQITASIEELTAHLEAANCIGIGPGMGGSPELQQLVQDVLRTAQCPVVVDADALNNLGAISNWRELLSEKVVLTPHPGEWSRLSGMAASDREAQVAAAIEHAKQSGATIVLKGYRTLVTDGVEAAFNSTGTPAMATGGSGDVLTGIITALICQGLSPLEAAHLGVTVHGLSGELAERALSTRVVLPPELIQYLPLALGAHAEQRSSRGIGF
- a CDS encoding bifunctional riboflavin kinase/FAD synthetase produces the protein MPPTLIELHEIPPELLGCAVAIGNFDGVHRGHTVLIRQLIELARRHSGPAIVVTFDPPPSAILLPDRPASPPLTPLSRRAELLQELGVAAVVPLKTTPQLLSLSAEEFFEQTIRSKLKASAMAEGPNFRFGHNRKGDTNLLQELCQASQIELCIVAATSDSGGMVSSTRIRELIAAGELSAANQMLTQPYQLQGVVQPGAQRGRELGFPTANLAEIKSLLPGHGVYAGRVQLHSKEFRAAINIGPNPTFAEDRVKVEVHLIGFSGELYGQELRCQVLTKVRDVQRFDSFDALKQQIAIDVTRCESFEHSTTSQ
- a CDS encoding DHH family phosphoesterase codes for the protein MTVNWDQLAQRIQSCQSFILCSHIRPDCDALGSEIGMAGILDQLGKQVRIVNGHPTPPNLNFLDPNRRIEVLGETTTAADVKADCFIVLDTSAWAQLGPMGDVLKSFEGQKLCIDHHVGEEDLGTEFFKNTTAEATGHLVAKLAKHMHVAINKPMATALYAAIATDTGWFRFGSTTPATYRVIADLLECGAVPAEIYGELYERDTLGRVRLRGRILSRTAAERDGKLVYTHVLKEDFTETGAVASDTEDAINLTLAIAGTLVAVIFVEQATGGFKLSFRSRCGVDCSALARSFGGGGHKAAAGAFIEGKLEEVQALVLPVVRTAMKECGT
- a CDS encoding c-type cytochrome domain-containing protein — encoded protein: MSTYGPTGPRFKYPTPSLAWVLASMLLLPLSANAQEEELTVEGGLVDFVRDVRPIFDAKCIVCHGPEDAKNDFRMDELDSVMGYVEPGDLESSSLWADYLVTDDPDMRMPPPGNDRVHDLTGAELATIKLWIEEGALWVDVAPTPRTEAEVQAETIPASTLGKVWKFQGLFHPASVHFPIALLMVSTLFVFLSFFSRASCEPVAFHCLWIGALGAVGACVMGWSYAEHEGYGAGFSFDLQNSAIDRHRWAGIAMAVLSLALLPVASTVRRKGSSGMRFTWLVGSVLAAGLVSLTGYQGGELIYGEDHYEKEFTRLFVDSSVDAHPDDAGVGAVEAEVVEEVIAEEEVLEQEAAEPETPPLAESEPATETPVAEEPPAEEPVTEEEPVTEEPVTEEEPVTEEPATEEPATNEPVSEEPEPASPEEPVGDSTQPVADEPPPAPVD